A region of Colletotrichum higginsianum IMI 349063 chromosome 10, whole genome shotgun sequence DNA encodes the following proteins:
- a CDS encoding Molybdenum cofactor synthesis domain-containing protein produces MFARLTQLSRHIPSAQTLTQAVKPAFPLSGLARARIMVSADERNTRTIHTAACLIIGDEVLGGKVSPCAVAFRPIVHMSAFGSVHDRCRGRAYVDQLPQTNSAYMAKWCFSLGINLKRVEVIEDDESEIVEAVRRMSDRYDFVVTRHDDITYQSIAKAFDLPLVLNQDAFERMKRLSKPHPNQPHFDWDVDSPALQAKLRMVILPTDEKRDPSKQFLFPHEDLWVPVNVVNGNIHILPGVPRLFEKLLDGLKPSIVPRLTDPEGKGLCRVLISTPLPESAVAGYLTQLAAKVEPKGVKVGSYPRWEQNGTVTLVGRDQAFIESIVDEVVEGVQGKRVYAEGEDDTTAKAGKGIE; encoded by the exons ATGTTCGCCCGCCTCACCCAGCTGTCCCGCCACATCCCCTCGGCCCAGACACTCACCCAAGCCGTCAAGCCCGCCTTTCCTCTCTCCGGCCTCGCCCGCGCCAGAATCATGGTCTCAGCCGACGAGCGCAACACCCGCACCATCCACACGGCGGCATGTCTGATTATCGGCGATGAGGTGCTCGGTGGGAAGGTGAGTCCCTGCGCCGTGGCGTTCCGTCCAATTGT CCATATGTCTGCCTTTGGCAGTGTACATGATAGATGCCGTGGGCGTGCATATGTTGACCAATTACCTCAGACCAACTCGGCGTACATGGCCAAGTGGTGCTTCTCCTTGGGTATT AACTTGAAGAGAGTCGAGGTcatcgaggacgatgagAGCGAaatcgtcgaggccgtcaggCGCATGAGCGACCGCTACGACTTTGTCGTTACCAG GCACGACGACATCACCTACCAGTCAATAGCCAAGGCTTTTGACCTGCCCCTCGTCCTCAACCAAGACGCCTTCGAGCGCATGAAGAGGCTCTCGAAGCCGCACCCGAACCAGCCGCACTTCGACTGGGACGTCGACTCCCCGGCTCTGCAGGCGAAGCTGCGGATGGTCATCCTCCCCACCGACGAGAAGCGAGACCCCAGCAAGCAGTTCCTCTTCCCCCACGAGGATCTCTGGGTCCCCGTCAAcgtcgtcaacggcaacaTCCACATCTTGCCCGGCGTCCCGCGCCTCT tcgagaagctcctggACGGCCTGAAGCCGAGCATCGTGCCCCGGCTCACCGACCCGGAGGGCAAGGGCCTCTGCCGTGTGCTCATCTCCACGCCGCTCCCGGAGAGTGCCGTCGCCGGATACCTGACCCAACTCGCGGCCAAGGTGGAGCCCaagggcgtcaaggtcggcaGCTACCCCCGGTGGGAACAAAACGGCACGGTCACGCTGGTTGGACG GGACCAGGCCTTCATCGAGAGCATCGTGGACGAGGTCGTGGAAGGTGTTCAGGGCAAGCGCGTATATgcggagggcgaggatgatACCACAGCCAAAGCGGGAAAGGGCATCGAGTAG
- a CDS encoding Ras-like protein codes for MASKFLREYKLVVVGGGGVGKSCLTIQLIQSHFVDEYDPTIEDSYRKQCVIDEEVALLDVLDTAGQEEYSAMREQYMRTGEGFLLVYSITSRQSFEEITTFQQQILRVKDKDYFPMVVVGNKCDLESEREVTRQEGEALAKSFGCKFIETSAKSRINVDKAFYDIVREIRRYNREMQGYSTGSGGASGINGPPKPMDVENGEQEAGCCSKCVLM; via the exons ATGGCGTCCAag TTTCTGAGGGAGTACAAgttggtcgtcgtcggcggcggtggtgtcgGTAAATCCTGCTTGACCATCCAATTGATTCAGAGCCACTTTGTCGACGAATATGACCCGACGATCGAAG ATTCCTACCGCAAGCAGTgcgtcatcgacgaggaggtcgctCTACTCGATGTCCTCGACACGGCCGGTCAGGAGGAGTACTCCGCCATGAGGGAGCAGTACATGAGGACGGGAGAGGGTTTCCTTCTGGTTTACTCCATCACTTCGCGACAGAGCTTCGAGGAGATCACCACATTCCAGCAGCAGATTCTGAGAGTAAAGGACAAGGACTACTTCCCcatggtcgtcgtcggcaacaAGTGCGATctggagagcgagagagaagTCACACGACAAG AGGGAGAGGCCCTTGCCAAGTCATTCGGCTGCAAGTTCATCGAGACGTCGGCCAAGTCTCGCATCAACGTCGACAAGGCTTTCTATGATATTGTCCGAGAAATCCGTCGGTACAACCGCGAGATGCAGGGCTACTCTACCGGCAGTGGCGGCGCCTCGGGCATCAACGGCCCCCCGAAGCCCATGGacgtcgagaacggcgagcAAGAGGCAGGCTGCTGCTCCAAGTGCGTACTAATGTGA
- a CDS encoding Glycoprotein X: MRFISFLALGTLALSVTAQDGRVVYARQNESSPESSVEYSVAPEPASSSAPSLKPEVDSSPLPASKPTAEPVSSVVAQTEPTPTDAEKKSPTYDTNTDDCKHWGSKCPWGETVTVTEKKTETVVEKKTETVTVTSKQTDVHTDVQTNVVTKTVTEKEPVVSTQEPKLIQSSITVVSKETVFTTEGYTTTDFETRTVIKSYPVTTTVALCKPVVEPVPTYAAPTTNGGYGRKKRTHPEVCETRTTTIWKTLTESFTVPLTVTQGYTKTQKEIETQKYTETKKHTETQKFTETQEVTATKIHTSISTFVTTHVLTTVVPTTVVSSSTIYVTKTYTTVETRTKKFYFTDTVTQKFTQTQKFTDTQRFTDTAIVTKKITDFATITKPVTRTAIVTSVFVSPTTIISTFAYTTSIPYTITVDHTITTTAWSVSTYFSYKTYTTSATVTASFTEVQTRTATATRTATLTERYTSPTTIFVSTTFYDTITLSTSYPVTVTDERTVRETSYITSVRTIVSEVPVVSYVTRTRTATALSTVVVPTTIPGELTTILVPTTIEGEPTTILVPTTIPGVVTTVRVPTTISGELTTVVVTTTIEETILVPTTLSGELTTILVPTTIEGEPTTILVPTTIPGVVTTVRVPTTISGELTTVVVTTTIEETILIPTTLSGELTTVLVPTTISGQATTIVVPTTLPGQLTTVLITTTIEETIQVPTTISGQLTTILVATTATATIRPPPETITLAGSTIISTIAGQVTTIQLPGTTLTLLTTDVVTLPPSTTTLPGSTVVTTVTETAPASTVIITEDGTTITSVIPGPTSVVTSTLILPPITLTLPPSTVTQTDRTACPAPTNTPGVNPIVEFNPRSNLTWGCQPGYVCNPPKPAGCSLWADSPADDYVCNPRDCIPAPSYTLATWKENETHYYPPNDGYFNLNPNAFGLPYDIFDYDVIVTKVKGKKGHKKTTTITTGNWASATDLTHFPPPAKSTVTVAPAPVSSSYEDGKHTAQHHKEGRVYERRSLLNKRDETIVPAICFDTCNNCYIEVQSTGKITSICSPTSAFQTDLASCRQCVRENVEDEKETLRVYLEPKFQQFISFCDGEAPQSPTSATVLPPQSQVSSAILTTASQDAGSTETSAVPIPDTTTTTPAEAPTSQTPTPTQTVSQSTGTVVSSASSAVSPAETSEASSTVTATSGSTIVTATIPASTVLGTSAGSASDPAGSSLASVSTGDLTSSTGSPLTASSGTATSGASSASTATGGTGGSASGTQDPSSTVSSPGTGTTGPVVVPTGTAAKSAASTLFVIIAPLLALLII, from the exons ATGCGCTTCATATCCTTTCTGGCCTTGGGGACTTTGGCCCTCAGTGTCACGGCGCAGGATGGTCGCGTAGTCTATGCCAGGCAGAACGAGTCTTCTCCTGAGTCCTCGGTTGAATATTCGGTTGCTCCTGAGCCGGCATCTTCGTCTGCCCCCTCGCTCAAACCCGAGGTGGACTCTTCGCCGCTGCCAGCGTCTAAACCTACCGCTGAGCCTGTCTCCTCTGTTGTAGCGCAAACGGAGCCCACGCCCACCGACGCAGAGAAGAAGTCACCAACCTACGACACCAATACTGATGACTGCAAGCATTGGGGTTCCAAATGCCCGTGGGGCGAAACGGTTACAGTCACCGAAAAGAAGACTGAAACGGTCGTGGAGAAGAAAACAGAGACCGTCACTGTCACTTCCAAGCAGACAGATGTCCATACAGATGTTCAGACAAATGTTGTGACCAAGACGGTTACTGAGAAGGAACCTGTTGTATCCAC CCAAGAGCCAAAGCTCATCCAAAGCAGCATCACGGTCGTTTCCAAGGAAACAGTCTTTACGACGGAAGGATACACGACCACGGATTTTGAGACCCGAACCGTCATCAAGTCATACCCGGTTACAACCACGGTTGCTCT GTGCAAGCCCGTTGTCGAACCAGTTCCGACATACGCGGCGCCAACAACCAATGGCGGCTATGGCAGGAAGAAGCGCACCCACCCCGAAGTCTGCGAGACTCGCACAACGACGATCTGGAAGACCCTCACCGAGAGCTTCACAGTACCTCTGACTGTGACTCAAGGCTACACCAAGACCCAGAAGGAGATCGAGACTCAGAAGTACACCGAGACCAAGAAGCACACCGAGACGCAAAAATTCACGGAAACTCAAGAGGTTACTGCCACCAAGATTCACACCTCTATCTCGACGTTTGTGACGACGCACGTTTTGACCACCGTCGTGCCAACTACCGTCGTTTCCAGCTCCACCATATATGTGACTAAGACCTACACGACTGTCGAAACTCGGACGAAGAAGTTTTACTTTACGGACACCGTGACGCAAAAGTTCACCCAGACGCAGAAGTTTACAGACACACAGCGGTTCACTGACACGGCCATCGTTACAAAGAAGATTACTGACTTTGCGACCATCACAAAGCCAGTGACTAGGACGGCCATAGTAACCTCGGTATTTGTGTCTCCGACGACGATCATCTCGACTTTTGCCTACACAACTAGCATCCCGTACACCATCACAGTCGACCACACCATAACAACAACAGCCTGGTCAGTCTCGACGTACTTCAGCTACAAAACCTACACCACGTCGGCGACTGTGACTGCTTCATTCACAGAGGTCCAGACGCGGACGGCTACTGCCACAAGAACGGCCACACTGACGGAGAGATACACGTCgcccaccaccatcttcgTGTCGACAACCTTCTATGACACCATCACTCTGTCAACAAGCTACCCAGTGACAGTGACGGATGAGAGAACGGTTCGGGAGACATCCTACATCACGAGCGTTCGGACAATCGTTTCTGAAGTCCCGGTCGTATCCTACGTGACGCGTACGAGGACCGCTACAGCTCTCTCGACTGTCGTGGTCCCAACTACGATCCCCGGAGAGCTCACAACCATTCTGGTCCCCACCACCATCGAGGGCGAGCCCACTACGATTCTGGTTCCGACGACGATCCCCGGAGTGGTCACTACTGTCCGGGTGCCGACAACAATTTCTGGCGAGCTCACGACGGTAGTGGTCACTACTACCATCGAGGAGACGATCCTGGTTCCAACCACGCTTTCTGGAGAACTCACGACCATTCTAGTCCCTACAACCATCGAGGGCGAGCCCACTACGATTCTGGTTCCTACGACGATCCCCGGAGTGGTCACTACTGTCCGGGTGCCGACAACAATTTCTGGCGAGCTCACGACGGTAGTGGTCACTACTACCATCGAGGAGACGATCCTGATTCCAACCACGCTTTCTGGAGAGCTCACTACCGTTCTGGTTCCAACCACGATCTCGGGCCAGGCGACGACCATCGTCGTACCAACCACGCTTCCCGGCCAGCTCACGACTGTACTGATAACCACGACGATCGAGGAGACAATACAGGTGCCGACTACCATTTCTGGTCAGCTCACGACGATCCTGGTTGCCACCACCGCAACTGCAACAATCCGGCCGCCTCCTGAGACGATCACACTAGCAGGGTCGACAATTATCTCGACAATCGCGGGACAGGTCACAACCATCCAACTGCCAGGGACGACTTTGACTCTCCTGACAACAGATGTCGTTACGTTGCCCCCTTCTACGACCACTCTACCTGGTTCGACGGTGGTGACGACTGTCACTGAAACAGCCCCTGCTTCCACCGTGATTATCACAGAGGACGGGACCACTATCACGAGTGTCATCCCTGGCCCAACGTCCGTTGTCACTTCAACCTTGATCCTCCCGCCCATCACTCTGACGCTCCCTCCTTCGACCGTTACCCAAACTGACCGGACGGCTTGCCCTGCCCCTACCAACACCCCTGGCGTCAACCCTATTGTCGAATTCAACCCCAGGTCAAACCTCACCTGGGGCTGCCAGCCTGGATACGTCTGCAACCCCCCCAAGCCGGCCGGCTGCAGCTTGTGGGCCGACTCGCCAGCAGATGATTACGTCTGTAACCCAAGAGACTGTATTCCTGCGCCGTCGTACACCCTGGCCACCTGGAAAGAAAACGAGACGCATTACTACCCCCCTAACGATGGATACTTCAACCTAAACCCCAACGCATTTGGTCTTCCCTATGACATCTTTGACTACGATGTCATCGTCACCAAAGtgaagggcaagaagggccACAAGaagaccaccaccatcacgaCTGGCAACTGGGCCTCCGCCACTGACCTGACACACTTCCCGCCCCCAGCAAAGTCCACAGTGACAGTAGCGCCGGCCCCTGTGTCTTCTTCATATGAGGACGGCAAGCATACTGCCCAGCATCACAAGGAAGGCAGGGTCTACGAGCGCCGCTCGCTTCTTAACAAACGTGACGAAACGATCGTTCCGGCCATCTGCTTCGACACCTGCAACAATTGCTACATCGAGGTACAGTCCACCGGCAAGATCACTAGCATCTGCAGTCCCACATCGGCCTTCCAGACGGACTTGGCGTCGTGCAGGCAGTGCGTCAGGGAGAACGTCGAGGACGAAAAGGAGACTTTGCGGGTCTACCTCGAGCCCAAGTTCCAGCAGTTCATCTCGTTCTGTGATGGCGAGGCGCCCCAGAGCCCGACTTCTGCGACTGTGCTGCCGCCCCAGAGTCAGGTGAGCTCGGCCATCTTGACCACGGCCAGCCAAGACGCCGGCTCTACAGAGACTTCTGCGGTGCCCATCCCggacaccaccaccacaacgCCCGCCGAAGCACCAACCTCGCAAACTCCAACACCGACTCAAACCGTTTCCCAGAGCACAGGCACCGTCGTCTCTTCAGCTTCCTCAGCTGTCAGCCCAGCAGAGACCTCTgaggcgtcgtcgacggttACCGCCACGTCTGGCTCCACAATCGTGACCGCAACTATTCCGGCGTCAACCGTGTTAGGAACGTCGGCCGGAAGTGCCTCTGATCCCGCCGGAAGCTCCCTTGCGAGCGTCTCCACAGGCGATTTGACATCTTCGACGGGAAGCCCTTTGACGGCATCGTCAGGCACCGCAACAAGCGGCGCTAGCTCAGCTTCCACCGCGACGGGCGGAACTGGTGGATCAGCCTCCGGAACGCAAGACCCCTCATCGACCGTATCATCTCCGGGCACTGGCACCACCGgacccgtcgtcgtcccgaCGGGCACAGCGGCGAAATCCGCAGCCTCGACCCTTTTCGTCATCATCGCGCCGCTTTTAGCTCTTCTGATCATCTAG
- a CDS encoding kelch repeat protein — MVFLRCAWLVAFAGLVAGQYDGWDLEKGQVSSEMCFWYSPRAAVIRDTLWLDGGRLYWTPTYRDGSEGPPETLDNPLGLMYSLNFSKPFDKTTNITTLIDTKSKALGGVGNANSLAPNTIDGALLHNDAEFFLYGGVLPKRTDAFDPPPGDKVMALRLHAYGPEKPSFQNGSGDNHDLGDDVTRYVAHGGAASAPSENKAWYVGGMRSPLWGEMYMSNPNRSLNAVNASNTLITLDMSEQLFEKFSNQSLPSIIRARANPEVVWVPVGAEGILVVLGGVTYPEYVNLSHKSEDAAKSQQESPAFMETIDIYDVAGNKWYQQKTEGIRPPALARGCAVLAPAQDYSSFSIYYYGGYDGISAQEDFSDDVWVLSIPSFQWTKVYEGRALHARAGHRCVMPYPDQMMVVGGYAAMPGRGNPPCLEGGIIQVFNLSSAEWLDGYSPSKWSNYTIPTAVVSKIGGDAKGSATKTQPEGSGWADPSLAAIFARPYETSKIQTWYPYTESKETTRPTIPEGGNGGGGGGGGGGGGGGTPKWVAPVLGVVLGLVFITAILVGFCLWRRRRVLRRGNGTATQTEDNGSRIISWIRGQPSEPAKAPTVTTEETLSNQDMAEVRTPPPAPAASPAPRHFVHEVADTQIIAELPDTSPRPELHGVGLTPVEIINKHTHFGTGQGSNVPNQSSYYASVSSNENASTLSRSSGVLGYQTRAQSPDPGPPSPSIGTAVVPAPTGGRVGSDVSGLSDRDAKHLRSLSEATVSSASSGGEQGGAGGGPTAREQQQQPRGVPTTVPETPTPGHPSPLSPPTGASDGEDYISARMLPVSPAGTATMRRSMFHENEDDLGSRR, encoded by the exons ATGGTTTTCTTGCGTTGCGCCTGGCTTGTAGCCTTTGCCGGCCTCGTGGCCGGGCAATATGATGGATGGGACCTCGAGAAAGGCCAAGTCAGCTCGGAGATGTGCTTTTGGTACTCACCAAGAG CTGCTGTTATTCGCGACACTCTATGGCTTGACGGCGGCAGACTCTACTGGACTCCAACGTACCGAGATGGAAGCGAGGGGCCCCCAGAAACCCTGG ATAACCCTTTGGGTTTGATGTACTCGTTGAACTTCAGCAAGCCCTTTGACAAAACCACAAACATCACCACGCTGATCGACACCAAGTCCAAGGCTTTGGGAGGCGTCGGCAACGCCAACAGCCTCGCACCAAACACCATCGACGGCGCGCTGCTTCACAACGACGCCGAGTTCTTCTTGTACGGGGGCGTCCTCCCCAAGCGGACGGATGCTTTCGATCCTCCGCCCGGCGATAAGGTGATGGCGCTACGTCTCCACGCATACGGCCCTGAAAAGCCTAGTTTTCAGAATGGCAGCGGCGACAATCATGATCTCGGGGACGACGTGACGCGGTACGTCGCCCATGGAGGAGCTGCCAGCGCTCCCTCCGAGAACAAGGCCTGGTATGTAGGCGGCATGCGCTCGCCTCTCTGGGGCGAGATGTACATGAGCAACCCGAATCGCTCGCTGAACGCCGTCAACGCCTCAAACACCCTGATCACTCTCGACATGTCCGAACAGCTATTCGAAAAGTTCTCCAACCAGTCGTTGCCAAGCATCATCCGGGCAAGAGCAAACCCCGAGGTCGTTTGGGTCCCTGTCGGGGCCGAAGGTATTCTCGTCGTTCTGGGAGGTGTAACCTACCCCGAGTATGTCAACTTGAGTCACAAATCTGAAGACGCCGCCAAGAGC CAACAAGAGAGTCCCGCGTTCATGGAGACCATAGACATCTACGACGTAGCCGGCAACAAGTGGTACCAGCAGAAGACCGAGGGGATCAGACCCCCGGCCCTTGCCCGGGGCTGTGCTGTCCTGGCGCCGGCACAGGACTACTCGAGCTTTAGCATCTACTACTATGGCGGATACGACGGCATCAGCGCCCAAGAAGACTTTAGCGATGATGTCTGGGTTCTCTCCATCCCTTCCTTCCAGTGGACCAAGGTCTATGAGGGTAGAGCTCTCCACGCGCGCGCCGGTCATCGGTGCGTGATGCCTTACCCTGATCAGATGATGGTCGTAGGCGGCTACGCGGCCATGCCCGGAAGAGGGAATCCGCCCTGCCTCGAGGGAGGCATCATTCAAGTGTTCAATCTCTCGAGCGCAGAGTGGCTTGATGGATACAGTCCGAGCAAATGGTCCAACTACACCATACCaaccgccgtcgtcagcaAGATTGGAGGCGACGCAAAGGGATCAGCGACAAAGACACAGCCCGAAGGATCCGGATGGGCGGATCCAAGCCTGGCAGCCATCTTTGCGAGGCCGTATGAGACGTCAAAGATCCAAACGTGGTATCCCTACACCGAATCGAAGGAAACTACTCGGCCCACCATCCCGGAAGGCGGAaacggaggcggcggcggcggcggcggcggcggcggcggcggtgggacCCCAAAGTGGGTTGCCCccgttctcggcgtcgtcctcggtctcgtcttcatcaccgccatcctcgtcggcttctgCCTCTGGCGTCGCCGCAGGGTCCTCCGGCGAGGAAACGGGACCGCAACCCAGACGGAGGACAACGGCTCCCGCATCATCTCCTGGATCAGGGGCCAGCCAAGCGAGCCGGCCAAGGCGCCCACCGTCACGACCGAGGAGACGCTTTCTAACCAGGACATGGCCGAGGTCCGCACGCCGCCTCCGGCGCCCGCAGCGTCGCCCGCACCGCGGCATTTTGTCCACGAAGTGGCCGATACCCAAATCATCGCCGAGCTTCCAG ACACATCGCCGCGCCCGGAGCTCCACGGGGTCGGCCTGACGCCCGTCGAGATCATCAACAAGCACACCCACTTCGGTACTGGGCAAGGCTCCAACGTCCCCAACCAATCGTCCTACTACGCCTCCGTTTCCAGCAACGAGAACGCATCCACCCTCTCCCGCTCCtccggcgtcctcggctaCCAAACCCGCGCCCAGTCGCCCGACCCGGGACCCCCGTCGCCATCGATCGGCACGGCCGTCGTGCCCGCGCCCACGGGGGGCCGCGTCGGCTCCGACGTCTCCGGCCTCAGCGACCGCGACGCGAAGCATCTGAGGAGCCTCAGCGAGGCGACGGTaagctcggcgtcgtcgggcggCGAACAGGGCGGTGCTGGCGGTgggccgacggcgcgggagcagcagcaacagccgCGCGGCGTCCCGACCACGGTGCCcgagacgccgacgcccggCCACCCGAGCCCGCTGAGCCCGCCGACGGGGGCGTCGGACGGGGAGGACTACATCAGCGCGAGGATGCTGCCTGTGAGCCCGGCGGGTACGGCGACGATGAGAAGGAGCATGTTCCACGAGAACGAGGATGATCTTGGGTCGAGGAGGTGA
- a CDS encoding Spo7-like protein — protein MADELDSLVKGAPPPGKEMKAAVGTTGVVPDSGKQGDPLSHTPSSPSMIYLNLLILEASLRAQYLELRARRRHHTFFFTLLTAWISGFGYALFFAPREDGRGIGGSVYWGVETFEKICFMGGVMTAILVWATGIWERGIRWPRRWFAISNRGLRGFNAKLVIIRRPWWAEFLSTIGFFLTYGLFSHTASSSYRYVEPSTLREVEKELNLTAENHPTLPVLVEDEEKGGHEEDLAPGGDYVKLLLLAKPFTPTFRENWEIYRTEYWEKENERRAIIQKKLAARDRQVAKQRWGIFWWLPWHRIDRSGPAPVRHQHVPEKTTIHPRAAAIEREHRRRSSTTSVHRRSSTSSNRSLAPSVAATSDDGDGTVSRKASTGSNASDKRRKKMASVSKSKRPNIESRSVTPEIPSPLARESNASRGETGSGAESVAERSLRHSSSKASISSSTHSPREKQRKVGEA, from the coding sequence ACCCCGAGCTCCCCGTCCATGATCTACCTGaacctcctcatccttgagGCTTCCCTGCGCGCCCAGTACCTCGAGCTgcgcgcccgccgccgccatcacaccttcttcttcacccTGCTGACCGCTTGGATAAGCGGCTTTGGCTacgccctcttcttcgccccgcgcgaggacggccgcggcatcggcggctccGTTTACTGGGGCGTCGAGACATTCGAGAAAATCTGCTTCATGGGCGGTGTCATGACCGCCATACTGGTCTGGGCTACGGGCATCTGGGAACGGGGCATACGGTGGCCACGACGTTGGTTCGCCATCTCCAACAGAGGACTCCGAGGCTTCAACGCCAAGCTGGTCATCATCCGACGACCCTGGTGGGCCGAGTTTCTCTCCACCATTGGCTTCTTCCTGACATACGGCCTCTTCTCCCATACCGCGAGCTCCTCCTACCGCTACGTCGAACCTTCCACCCtgcgcgaggtcgagaaggagctgAACCTCACCGCCGAGAACCACCCAACGCTACCCGTCCTggtcgaagacgaagaaaagGGCGGCCACGAGGAGGACCTAgcccccggcggcgactACGTCAAGCTGCTCCTGCTGGCCAAGCCCTTCACCCCGACATTCCGAGAAAACTGGGAGATCTACCGCACCGAATACTGGGAGAAGGAGAACGAGCGCCGCGCCATCATCCAGAAGAAGCTCGCTGCCCGCGACCGCCAAGTCGCCAAACAGCGCTGGGGCATTTTCTGGTGGCTGCCTTGGCATCGCATCGACCGCTCCGGCCCCGCCCCCGTCCGCCACCAGCACGTCccggagaagacgacgatccacccccgtgccgccgccatcgagcgCGAGCATCGACGCCGCAGTAGCACTACCAGCGTCCACCGCCGCAGCTCCACGAGCTCCAACCGTAGCCTGGCGCCCTCCGTCGCTGCTAcgagcgacgacggcgacggcaccgtcaGTAGGAAGGCGAGCACCGGTTCCAACGCGTCGGacaagaggaggaagaagatggcgtcCGTGTCCAAGTCGAAGCGCCCGAACATCGAGTCGAGATCCGTCACACCCGAGATCCCCTCGCCCCTGGCCAGGGAGAGCAACGCCAGTCGCGGCGAAACTGGTTCCGGCGCCGAGTCGGTGGCGGAGAGGTCGCTGAGACATTCGTCGTCCAAGGCCAGCATCAGTTCCTCCACCCATTCCCCGCGAGAGAAGCAGCGTAAGGTCGGCGAGGCATGA